The window attttaagaaatatcaAGAGGATtagttaattataaaaattacaaaaagaataaaaaaaagacaaggaatattttttggtggagttttttttttccctttccttttttgctaaatattggAGAGGTTGGACTCATTAAAAACAGTTTATTGAAGATGTTAAAAACGACGCCGTATCTCTAAACATAGACGTCATAGTATCTTCATCTTGAGTGTTTTTGCAGAGCTTAATACTccctccccctgagttgtatacattggcgacgcggcacggactttaatgctcatgttttacatagttctataatttatttttaaaattttacgtatagaattaaatggtaCAGAGGGAACTGTTACAGAGCACTAAAGCCCTAAATTTGATTCTTTTACATAATTCTTGTCTGTGAATCTCTACGACTTCCAAATGGGTGCTGAAGAAAGACCCACACTGTcagtaaaattttcaaacgTCCCCAAAACAAGCACAGCCCAGGAGATTGCAGATTTCTTTGAGTCAAGAATCGGTAAAGCCTCAGTCTTTGCCTGTGAAATCTTCTCAGACCACAAAAACTGGAAGGCCAGAGACTCCGGAAGAGTCCAATTCGAAACCCCAGAACACAAAATCACTGCCTTGGCACTCTATCAACAAGGCCAGCTTGTTTTCAAGAAGCACAACATTTGCTTGTCTGGGTCATTTGATGATGTTGTTGTTCGACCTGTGGAGGTTTCGAATAGGGTGGAGGATGGGGTTTTGAGTTGTGGGATAATGAGTGGGAGTGAGAGGATGTGGGTTTTGGAGAAATGGGGGAGTGTTAGAGCTTGGGTTATGCCTGAGAGAATGTCTTGTGAATTCTGGTTGGATTGTGGTGGGGTTGGGTATAAGCTGGAGGTTTTGTTTGGGGATGTTTTGGAGGTTTCGAAGTGTTGTTTGAATGGCGCCGCGGAGCCTAATGCGGTGCTCTTGACTGTATGTATTTGATTGTGATGGATATGCTGTTCAATTTATTTGCGTTTATATGTTGTGTTTATGCATGTCTGTGCTGCTGTTATTGCACTATCAAAGTCTTTGGTATACATATTCCTATAAACATTTTTGTGATTGGGATTTTCTACTTCTCAGCTTTTGCTAACCTGTTTTTATGCATGTGTATTTTTTGCAAAATCGAAGTCACGATCTGTGCAAGATTATTTTTCCTATGATCCATTTTGGTTTTGTATTTCATGATCTCAGTCCTTTGATTCATTCTGTAGCACACAATCCATCATTGGCAAAACAATTATTTGGTTATGCCATTTTAGGCTTTGCGCTGACAGAGGCTATTGCATTGTTTGCTCTAATGATGGCTTTTCTGATCTTATCTGTATTCCAAATTTAAAAGAGTCTATATCGAATATTGTAAGCTTATAGATTGATAGAACTACAAGGGTCTGATTCTTCTGAATAAGATGATATGATATGTAGGTAGTTCGGTGTTTAGTACTCAACTTTTGGTAGCTAGATTTTATGACTGTGTTTATTGCTGTTATTACACTGTTAAAGACGCTGTCTTTATGCAAATATCCTATTTGCTCCTAGTAATATATGGGATACATGGGATGTGTCTGATTTACAATTTCTAATAATGTTGATTTTCAGCTGAAGTATGCACCAAGAGTATACAAAAAAGTTTTGGGGCCCCATGTTGATACGAGGTTTAGTTCTGACCGTTACCATGTTTGCAAGGAGGATTTTGATTTCCTATGGATTCGTGAAACAGATTTTTCCAGTGTGAAGTCTATTGGACAGTCTTGTGCATTTTGTTGTGAATTTGTAAAAGGGGCCTCTGGTTTAGATGCATTTTCTCAATTACCCTTCTATAAAAATGAGTTCACTAAACTGGTCCTGAAAGAAAGTGAAGAGTTTCACACTTCATCTGAGCTCAATCCACTTGTAAGGTGTCCACAAAATTCTAACTTATCATATGAGGTCCTTTTCCAGCTTAATGCACTTGTTCACAATCACAAACTCAGCCTTGCTGCAGTGAATCCTGATTTAGTTGAGTTGCTCAGCAGTTTGGACAAAGTAAAGGCCTTGGCAATCCTTCAGAAAGTGCATAAATTGCAGTATATGTGTTTTGATCCTATGCATTTCATTAAGGACCAGTTAGAAGTTCAAAAGAATAATGGAAAGAATTTGCAATCAACATCTCTTAGCAAATCAGCAAATCCGAATGTGATGAGTTGTCATAGAGTTCTCATCACCCCTTCAAAGATTTACTGCTTAGGCCCTGAACTTGAATCATCGAGTTATGTTGTGAAGAATTTTTCTTCATATGCTTCAGATTTCTTAAGAGTAACTTTTGTTGATGAAGATCTGGGCAAGCTTCATCCTCATACTGTTTCAGCAAGCACTCAGAAAGGTATATTTGCTAAGCCTTGCAGGACGTCCATATACCACCGTGTATTGTCAGTTCTCAGGGAGGGAATTGTTATAGGTGCCAAAAGATTTCAATTTTTAGCATTCTCGGCAAGTCAGCTTCGTTCAAATTCAGTCTGGATGTTTGCTTCAAATGAGCATGTGAGAGCAGAAGATATCAGGGATTGGATGGGTTGTTTTAACAAAATACGCAGTGTGTCAAAATGTGCTGCGAGGATGGGGCAATTGTTTAGTTCTTCCACGCAAATTGAAGAAGTTTTACCACGAGAGGTGGAGATTATTCCTGATGTCGAAGTGGTGTCTGACGGTGTTGAGTACTGCTTCTCTGATGGCATTGGGAAGATTTCCTATACTTTTGCTAAGGAAGTTGCTAAAAAGTGTGGACTCAGTTATACTCCCTCTGCATTTCAGATCCGATTTGGTGGCTATAAGGGCGTCCTCGCTGTTGACACTAAATCTTCTCACAAACTTTCGTTGCGCGGTAGCATGCATAAATTTGATTCAGATAATAGGATGCTTAATATAACTAGCTGGAGTGAGTCTATGCCTTGCTACTTAAATCGGGAGATTATATCCCTTTTATCAACCTTGGGTGTGGAAGACCATTCTTTTGTAGCTCTGCAAGACGTTCAAATTCGTGTCCTCCAAAAAATGTTGACGGAAAAAGAGGCTGCATTAGATATCCTCGAAAGCATGGGTAAGAGTGATTCTAATAGAATTCTAGCAAAAATGTTAGTTAAAGGTTACAATCCAAATGAGGAACCATACCTCTCAATGATGCTTCGATCACATTACGAACTTCAGGTTTCTGACTTACGAAGCAGATGCCGTATTCTTGTTCCCAAGGGCCGTATTCTAATTGGATGTTTAGATGAGAGTGGCATTTTAGACTACGGCCAGGTTTATATTCGAATAGCCATGACTAATCAGGAGCTAAAAAGTGGTGAACAGACTTTCTTTCACAAAGTAGATGAAACTACGTCGGTACTAATTGGGAGGGTTGTGGTTACAAAAAATCCTTGTCTACACCCAGGAGATATCAGAGTTCTTGAGGCTGTATATGATGAGTCACTGATGAAGAATGGCTTGACAAATTGCCTTGTCTTCCCTCAGAAAGGTGAAAGGTACTAGAGTTTGTACCAAGTCtcacttgttttgtttttacatACCACCACACGAGATTGAGAGTCTTATTATAAAAGAAGGGGGATATGCCATTTtaatacaataatttttttttttttccaggcCACATCCAAATGAATGCTCTGGTGGTGACCTTGATGGTGACTTGTATTTCATAAGTTGGGATGAAAAACTTATTCCACCTCGAACTGTAGCCCCTATGGATTACACTGGACGAAGACCGCGCCTAATGGATCATGATGTATCTTTGGAGGTAATTTGAATTCCAATTCTCTCATGTGTAATTCTAAAAATAGAATGTTGATGGTCACAGTATTTTAATCTCCCCTTTCTATAATTTGTAGGAAATTCAAAGGTTTTTTGTTGATTATCTGATCAATGATAGCTTGGGCACCATCTCTACTGCACATTTAGTTCATGCAGACCTTGATCAAGATAAAGCTTTGAGTGAAACATGTCTGTACTTGGCAAACCTTCACTCGATGGCTGTAGACTTTGCAAAAACAGGAGCACCAGCAGAAATGCCTAGGGCCTTAAAACCAAGGATGTTTCCAGATTTTATGGAAAGGTGGGAAAAACAGTGTTACACTTCCCAAGGAGCACTAGGGAAACTCTACCGTGCTACTGTTGAATCTACAGAGCGTGAGAAGTTGGGTCCTGCCTACCCAAACAATTTCCAAGACTGTTATGATCACGATCTTGAAGTGAATGGCTTTGAATCTTTCATCAGTATTGCCAAAGGCCACAAGGAGATGTACTTGGATAAACTTGTTAGCCTGATGAAGTATTATGAAGCTAAAAATGAAGTCGAAATTCTATCTGGTAATCTCCAAAGACATTCGTCTTATTTGCTGCGTGATAATCGAAGATATGGAGAAACAAAGGATCGTATTATGATATCAATCAAGAACCTGCACAAGGAAGCGAAAGGATGGTTTGACAGCAGCTGTGCAgaacaagaaaaacagaagctgGCATCGGCATGGTATCACGTGACTTATCATCCTACTCATTGTCAAGAAAGCATCAAGTGCCTTGGCTTTCCATGGATTGTAGGTGATATATTGCTGGATATCAAGTCAATTAACAGCAGAACACTTTAGTCTTAGGGTATGTCTGGCTTACCTTAGAAGAATAGCTTCTTACTTGATGTTAAATTAGTTGTACCTGGTATTGTACTGCCTTCTcttgttacaacttacaacaGCAGTTGTTACTTCGACTTGAATGTGTGTTTTTGAATATTCAAGTTTCACTGATTGCTCCCGTCTTTACTGAAAAGGTTGTACAAGTCAAAAGCTAAATAAAATTCTATTACTATAGTTTAGTTGATATTGTATgagaaaaagataatatattaaaaatcctaTCTATTCTATATGTAATACGGCAACACTGAgcaattttaatatgaataaa of the Daucus carota subsp. sativus chromosome 4, DH1 v3.0, whole genome shotgun sequence genome contains:
- the LOC108192567 gene encoding RNA-dependent RNA polymerase 2, which codes for MGAEERPTLSVKFSNVPKTSTAQEIADFFESRIGKASVFACEIFSDHKNWKARDSGRVQFETPEHKITALALYQQGQLVFKKHNICLSGSFDDVVVRPVEVSNRVEDGVLSCGIMSGSERMWVLEKWGSVRAWVMPERMSCEFWLDCGGVGYKLEVLFGDVLEVSKCCLNGAAEPNAVLLTLKYAPRVYKKVLGPHVDTRFSSDRYHVCKEDFDFLWIRETDFSSVKSIGQSCAFCCEFVKGASGLDAFSQLPFYKNEFTKLVLKESEEFHTSSELNPLVRCPQNSNLSYEVLFQLNALVHNHKLSLAAVNPDLVELLSSLDKVKALAILQKVHKLQYMCFDPMHFIKDQLEVQKNNGKNLQSTSLSKSANPNVMSCHRVLITPSKIYCLGPELESSSYVVKNFSSYASDFLRVTFVDEDLGKLHPHTVSASTQKGIFAKPCRTSIYHRVLSVLREGIVIGAKRFQFLAFSASQLRSNSVWMFASNEHVRAEDIRDWMGCFNKIRSVSKCAARMGQLFSSSTQIEEVLPREVEIIPDVEVVSDGVEYCFSDGIGKISYTFAKEVAKKCGLSYTPSAFQIRFGGYKGVLAVDTKSSHKLSLRGSMHKFDSDNRMLNITSWSESMPCYLNREIISLLSTLGVEDHSFVALQDVQIRVLQKMLTEKEAALDILESMGKSDSNRILAKMLVKGYNPNEEPYLSMMLRSHYELQVSDLRSRCRILVPKGRILIGCLDESGILDYGQVYIRIAMTNQELKSGEQTFFHKVDETTSVLIGRVVVTKNPCLHPGDIRVLEAVYDESLMKNGLTNCLVFPQKGERPHPNECSGGDLDGDLYFISWDEKLIPPRTVAPMDYTGRRPRLMDHDVSLEEIQRFFVDYLINDSLGTISTAHLVHADLDQDKALSETCLYLANLHSMAVDFAKTGAPAEMPRALKPRMFPDFMERWEKQCYTSQGALGKLYRATVESTEREKLGPAYPNNFQDCYDHDLEVNGFESFISIAKGHKEMYLDKLVSLMKYYEAKNEVEILSGNLQRHSSYLLRDNRRYGETKDRIMISIKNLHKEAKGWFDSSCAEQEKQKLASAWYHVTYHPTHCQESIKCLGFPWIVGDILLDIKSINSRTL